A stretch of DNA from Acidovorax carolinensis:
CCGCCCAAGGGGGGAAGCTGTGATTTTTGGTTTCACCGAAGCGCAGATTTCGGGCTTCTTCCTCACCTACGGGGTGGGAGCTTTCATTCTGTACATGATTTTCATCATCGGGCAGCTGGCCTGGTCATCGAAGGCCGGGCGGTTTGGCACCTTTGTGCTGTTCCTGGGGCTGGGCGTGGGCTTTCTGGGCTTTCTGGCCAAGGTGGTGATCCAGT
This window harbors:
- a CDS encoding DUF2788 domain-containing protein — its product is MIFGFTEAQISGFFLTYGVGAFILYMIFIIGQLAWSSKAGRFGTFVLFLGLGVGFLGFLAKVVIQWWLEK